The sequence TACTGGTAATGATCGCATCATCTTCGCGCACCGAGAGATTGATGACGGCGTATACGTTGTGGTTGATGTCTACAGGTTTGTAGACGACGATCCAGCAACTGCTACCAGCATCCTGATGTGGGAATTGAAGCGCCTGGTCGAGCAAAACGGCGAACTGCGTGTCAATGAAACCGATTTCCGCATCTCTGGAATCGACGGACTTAAGATTGAGTACGTCTATCCAAATCAGCAGGGTACCAACAGCTATGTGGTTGCCATCGTGGCTACCAGCCCTACAACTGGATGGACATACCTGATCATGTTCGAAGCGCCAGAAAATAGTTTTGACAATCAACTTGATCTCTTTAACACCATGCTCGCAAGCCTCGTTATCGGGTAGTAGAAGAACTACGCAGCGAGGAAGGAACGAACCGTGGGGGGGCAACAGCAACGGGAAATTGGCGCACAATCTAACGTGGTAAAGATGATACCAGAGATTAATGCGCTGAGAGCCTGTCTCCAAATGGGCGTTGTCGGAGGCTATACACCGGCAACACTCATCCAACTGGCACAAACGTTGAGTTACACAACATTGGCTGAAGGCGGATCAGTGTTGGTAGCGGGCGCTAGTGGTGGTCATTGGGCCGATCTGGCGCTGCAAGATTTGGCCCTGCCGATACAGCGCAGCAACCTGGTTATCAGCGGGACAGGCGTGGCACTCATTGGGATCGGCTCAAGCTATGGGTATGCCCTGGTCGCAATCCCGATGGAACCACTCGAACGCGATGCCGACTTGCAATTGTACGATGCCCAATGGAGTTGTGCACCTGAAGACCTGCTTGCGATCGGTGAATTGCTCGACGGTGCTATTCCAATCCTGCAGCGAGCTGCCTTACTGCGTTTACAACCACCACCACCTAGCTTGCTGTTGCACATTGCTAATCAGGCACTCGACTTTGCCGCTCGTCAGCATGTAACGCTTACGCTGGCAAATCGTTCGCTCAACGAGCGTCTGCGCAACCATGAAGATCAAACGCATATGATCGTCCACGATATGCGGGCGCCTCTGCATACCTTGCTCATCAGTTTGAAGGCTCTACAACGGCAGGGATTTGATCCTAATACGCACCAGGAATTGCTAGGGGTTGCTCGGGAAAGTGCAAACTACCTGCTCAGCCTGGTCAATACCGTGCTTGACTCGGCGCGGCTTGAAACCAGTAGCTGGTCATTACAGTTGCAACCTACGAATCTGGTCAACCTTATCAAAGCGGTATGTGATCCTCTTCGGCAACTGAACCATATTGATCAACCACAGGTACGGGTTGACATACCTACTGAGCTGCCTATTGTGCCAGTAGACACGCATTTGATCGAACGGGTACTGACCAACTTGATCTCAAATGCGATGAAGTTTACACCAGCAGGTGGCGAGGTGCGAATAACTGCACAGGTGACGAACGGCGGACACAGTGTTGAAATCCGGGTCAGTGATACCGGTTACGGTATTCCCGCTGAAGCCCAAACCCACATCTTTGAACGCTTCTACCAGGCCCGCGACCATGATCGTCGGTACGGTACTGGTCTGGGTCTCTACTTTTGTCGGCTGGCAGTAGAAGCCCATGGTGGTAGTATCGCCCTAGAGAGCGAAGTCGGACGTGGCAGTACCTTCATCGTTCAACTGCCCGTGCGTGTATAGCCAAAGCGTCATACTCCACAATTTGAGACCAAGTTCGTACACCGATAAGCATCATAGGTCATTCGACAACCGTCAGGACCACCTCGGAGGGCAAGGCGTTACATTATCCTACGGTGTGATGCTGTTAATAGAGGCACGGCGGCGCCGTGCCCCTACTGTAAATTACCAATTGTCAATGCAGTGAAAGATCAGGCGAAGGTATCCCCTTCGCCTGCATAATCAAGTTGCAGGCGACATCGTTTTTGGGAGGAACTTATCACGTACCACACGGTTCCCATTGCAGATGACCGACATATTTGTGAGACACGTTACCCCGGTCATCAAGAGCAAACAGATAGAGCCAACCGTTATCGAGGAGTTGCCGAACCTGCTCGTGCTTTGCGATGATTGCAGTCATTGCATCGATTGGCGCTTCAATCAACACGTGTAAACGGAGTGGTTCGTGCACATACTTCGAGCCATCGTGAACCGATTGCCACGGCAATCCCACCCGTAAATCACCTGAGTTGCCTTCTAAGACGCCGAGTGTTCCGACAACATTGTGCAGCGTCTTGTTGCCACTGCCGAAGACTCGATTATCAACTGTTGAACCATAATATTGGAGGTTGATCCAACTGGCAACAATCATAGGTGCTGTCATAATAAGCTCCAGGACGCTGAAATCGGTATCCTGCTGCCAGTTGTACGAATGGAGAAAGGCCCGCCCATCCAGCTTAATGCCCGCTGTATGATCGCGTGGCGCAACAATAAACGCGGCACATCCAGCCAATCCCCACTCTGGGCGCACCTGCGACCAATCTTTACTCCGATGGCGGACTAAATTATCAAGCTTGTTGTTGCGATCAAGCTTGAGCAGGATCGCTCGTTCAGCGCGGGCCAATCGTCCGGCCGCGGCTAGGTCGGCTTCCAGTTGTTTGAGGTCAGTAGCATGACTCTCCGGGATGGTATGTTTATCGAAAATGATAATATCATCGGTCGTAGTATCGTGCAGAC comes from Chloroflexus sp. Y-396-1 and encodes:
- a CDS encoding sensor histidine kinase KdpD, giving the protein MIPEINALRACLQMGVVGGYTPATLIQLAQTLSYTTLAEGGSVLVAGASGGHWADLALQDLALPIQRSNLVISGTGVALIGIGSSYGYALVAIPMEPLERDADLQLYDAQWSCAPEDLLAIGELLDGAIPILQRAALLRLQPPPPSLLLHIANQALDFAARQHVTLTLANRSLNERLRNHEDQTHMIVHDMRAPLHTLLISLKALQRQGFDPNTHQELLGVARESANYLLSLVNTVLDSARLETSSWSLQLQPTNLVNLIKAVCDPLRQLNHIDQPQVRVDIPTELPIVPVDTHLIERVLTNLISNAMKFTPAGGEVRITAQVTNGGHSVEIRVSDTGYGIPAEAQTHIFERFYQARDHDRRYGTGLGLYFCRLAVEAHGGSIALESEVGRGSTFIVQLPVRV